One stretch of Eretmochelys imbricata isolate rEreImb1 chromosome 1, rEreImb1.hap1, whole genome shotgun sequence DNA includes these proteins:
- the WBP2NL gene encoding postacrosomal sheath WW domain-binding protein, with protein sequence MALNRNHSQGGGVIAPPGESILKHCKDVELSFGDVSDKAEIFKGTKKGMVYLTPYRMIFVSKGKDPLMSFMMPFYLVKGCSIEQPVFSANYIKGVIQAEAGGGWEGQASFKMTFNSGGAIEFGQLMFRVATNASRGAPAQNTGYGYMPAFTGYTPAPGGYSPAPQPANGPYPYVPPPMNGYGPAPQPMGYPYAPPPGMYPPPPDMNPLYMAPPPPYPGPPTAGPSAPTAPTAWVEPGMPGGSKAAEAASSAYYNPANPHNVYMPMDQPPPYAPPAEKKNN encoded by the exons tatTCTTAAGCATTGTAAAGATGTGGAGCTTTCCTTCGGAGATGTGTCTGACAAGGCTGAAATCTTCAAAGGCACCAAGAAGGGAATGGTATACCTCACCCCCTACAGG ATGATCTTTGTGTCTAAAGGCAAGGACCCCCTGATGTCCTTCATGATGCCATTCTACTTGGTGAAAGGGTGCTCCATCGAGCAGCCTGTCTTCTCTGCCAATTACATCAAAGGCGtgatccaggctgaggcaggag GGGGTTGGGAAGGGCAGGCTTCCTTTAAAATGACCTTCAACAGTGGAGGAGCCATTGAGTTTGGACAGTTGATGTTCAGAGTTGCCACTAATG CTTCCAGAGGGGCTCCTGCCCAGAACACTGGCTATGGCTATATGCCTGCCTTTACGGGGTACACCCCTGCTCCAGGAGGTTATtcacctgccccccagccagctaATGGACCATACCCTTATGTGCCCCCACCAATGAATGGATATGGACCAGCTCCGCAACCCATGGGATACCCTTACGCACCACCTCCAG GCATGTACCCACCTCCTCCTGACATGAACCCCCTGTATatggctcctcctcccccctaccCTGGCCCTCCTACCGCAGGACCTTCAGCCCCCACAGCCCCTACAGCCTGGGTGGAGCCCGGAATGCCAG GTGGCAGTAAAGCAGCAGAAGCGGCTTCGAGTGCCTATTACAACCCAGCCAATCCCCACAATGTCTATATGCCTATG GACCAGCCGCCTCCTTATGCACCTCCTGCTGAGAAAAAGAACAACTAA